A region from the Papio anubis isolate 15944 chromosome 6, Panubis1.0, whole genome shotgun sequence genome encodes:
- the VIP gene encoding VIP peptides isoform X1: protein MDTRNKAQLLVLLTLLSVLFSQTSAWPLYRAPSALGLGDRLPFEGANEPDQVSLKEDMDILQNALAENDTPYYDVSRNARHADGVFTSDFSKLLGQLSAKKYLESLMGKRVSSNISEDPVPVKRHSDAVFTDNYTRLRKQMAVKKYLNSILNGKRSSEGESPDFPEELEK from the exons ATGGACACCAGAAATAAGGCCCAGCTCCTTGTGCTTCTGACCCTTCTCAGTGTGCTGTTCTCACAGACGTCGGCATGGCCTCTTTACAGGGCACCTTCTGCTCTCGG GTTGGGTGACAGACTACCCTTTGAGGGAGCAAATGAACCTGATCAAGTTTCATTAAAAGAAGACATGGACATCTTGCAAAATGCATTAGCTGAAAATGACACACCCTATTATGATGTATCCAg AAATGCCAGGCATGCTGATGGAGTTTTCACCAGTGACTTCAGTAAACTCTTGGGTCAACTTTCTGCCAAAAAGTACCTTGAGTCTCTTATGGGAAAACGTGTTAG CAGTAACATCTCAGAAGACCCTGTACCAGTCAAACGTCACTCAGATGCAGTCTTCACAGACAACTATACCCGCCTTAGAAAACAAATGgctgtaaagaaatatttgaacTCAATTCTGAATGGAAAGAGGag CAGTGAGGGAGAATCTCCTGACTTTCCAGAAGAGctagaaaaatga
- the VIP gene encoding VIP peptides isoform X2: MDTRNKAQLLVLLTLLSVLFSQTSAWPLYRAPSALGLGDRLPFEGANEPDQVSLKEDMDILQNALAENDTPYYDVSRNARHADGVFTSDFSKLLGQLSAKKYLESLMGKRVSNISEDPVPVKRHSDAVFTDNYTRLRKQMAVKKYLNSILNGKRSSEGESPDFPEELEK; encoded by the exons ATGGACACCAGAAATAAGGCCCAGCTCCTTGTGCTTCTGACCCTTCTCAGTGTGCTGTTCTCACAGACGTCGGCATGGCCTCTTTACAGGGCACCTTCTGCTCTCGG GTTGGGTGACAGACTACCCTTTGAGGGAGCAAATGAACCTGATCAAGTTTCATTAAAAGAAGACATGGACATCTTGCAAAATGCATTAGCTGAAAATGACACACCCTATTATGATGTATCCAg AAATGCCAGGCATGCTGATGGAGTTTTCACCAGTGACTTCAGTAAACTCTTGGGTCAACTTTCTGCCAAAAAGTACCTTGAGTCTCTTATGGGAAAACGTGTTAG TAACATCTCAGAAGACCCTGTACCAGTCAAACGTCACTCAGATGCAGTCTTCACAGACAACTATACCCGCCTTAGAAAACAAATGgctgtaaagaaatatttgaacTCAATTCTGAATGGAAAGAGGag CAGTGAGGGAGAATCTCCTGACTTTCCAGAAGAGctagaaaaatga
- the VIP gene encoding VIP peptides isoform X4 has product MDTRNKAQLLVLLTLLSVLFSQTSAWPLYRAPSALGLGDRLPFEGANEPDQVSLKEDMDILQNALAENDTPYYDVSRNARHADGVFTSDFSKLLGQLSAKKYLESLMGKRVSNISEDPVPVKRHSDAVFTDNYTRLRKQMAVKKYLNSILNGKRSEGESPDFPEELEK; this is encoded by the exons ATGGACACCAGAAATAAGGCCCAGCTCCTTGTGCTTCTGACCCTTCTCAGTGTGCTGTTCTCACAGACGTCGGCATGGCCTCTTTACAGGGCACCTTCTGCTCTCGG GTTGGGTGACAGACTACCCTTTGAGGGAGCAAATGAACCTGATCAAGTTTCATTAAAAGAAGACATGGACATCTTGCAAAATGCATTAGCTGAAAATGACACACCCTATTATGATGTATCCAg AAATGCCAGGCATGCTGATGGAGTTTTCACCAGTGACTTCAGTAAACTCTTGGGTCAACTTTCTGCCAAAAAGTACCTTGAGTCTCTTATGGGAAAACGTGTTAG TAACATCTCAGAAGACCCTGTACCAGTCAAACGTCACTCAGATGCAGTCTTCACAGACAACTATACCCGCCTTAGAAAACAAATGgctgtaaagaaatatttgaacTCAATTCTGAATGGAAAGAGGag TGAGGGAGAATCTCCTGACTTTCCAGAAGAGctagaaaaatga
- the VIP gene encoding VIP peptides isoform X3 translates to MDTRNKAQLLVLLTLLSVLFSQTSAWPLYRAPSALGLGDRLPFEGANEPDQVSLKEDMDILQNALAENDTPYYDVSRNARHADGVFTSDFSKLLGQLSAKKYLESLMGKRVSSNISEDPVPVKRHSDAVFTDNYTRLRKQMAVKKYLNSILNGKRSEGESPDFPEELEK, encoded by the exons ATGGACACCAGAAATAAGGCCCAGCTCCTTGTGCTTCTGACCCTTCTCAGTGTGCTGTTCTCACAGACGTCGGCATGGCCTCTTTACAGGGCACCTTCTGCTCTCGG GTTGGGTGACAGACTACCCTTTGAGGGAGCAAATGAACCTGATCAAGTTTCATTAAAAGAAGACATGGACATCTTGCAAAATGCATTAGCTGAAAATGACACACCCTATTATGATGTATCCAg AAATGCCAGGCATGCTGATGGAGTTTTCACCAGTGACTTCAGTAAACTCTTGGGTCAACTTTCTGCCAAAAAGTACCTTGAGTCTCTTATGGGAAAACGTGTTAG CAGTAACATCTCAGAAGACCCTGTACCAGTCAAACGTCACTCAGATGCAGTCTTCACAGACAACTATACCCGCCTTAGAAAACAAATGgctgtaaagaaatatttgaacTCAATTCTGAATGGAAAGAGGag TGAGGGAGAATCTCCTGACTTTCCAGAAGAGctagaaaaatga